The nucleotide sequence TTTCTCTGTGTGCTTGGTCATAAAGTATTGAGCCATCTGGTCTCCAATGGAGTTGGGCATGATTTACCCTGTCTTGGAGCTGATGATCAGATAAGAGCTTCACATCTCTGGACAATAACATCTACACTGATGACGCATAATAGTCTCTCATCTTTCCTTTATTGCCTCTCTATCGCCTATTTTCTTTATAATGTTGTGTAATCTGTGCCAATGTCCTCATTACTGTGACTCGTAAATCTCATCAACGCAACTGTTTTTATATCTCAGCAACATTCTGCAACAAGCTCTTCCTTCTGTGCCTTTGTGTATAATATTACAGATCCATGcataaagtttgtgtgtgtgtgtgagagagagagaagagaaagagaaaaagagagagggagagagtggagaggatgGAGACGGAGGTGGAGAAAGTATGTGGGATTAATCACACACTGAGTTGCAGGAGAGCACTTGCACTTGAGACATTCATTTGCTCTCCAGAACCAATCGCTCGGTCCATGGAGTTCAGAGGGCCCGTGTAAAACACAGAACACGTCATAGAGGCAGAGCCAGAGTTCACGCTCTCTACATCAGACAGGCCACAGCTTTCACCATTAACCTCTCCAATGTGAGGGGAAAAGGGAAGCTACTTAAAAAGACAGTCTAAATGACTGAAATTCAAACTGAAGTCATGCAACGATGTGAGGTCAAGACTAATGGAGCACACTTTGGATGAGAAATGTTTTACTCCACAGTCATATCGTGGAAGGCATCTGTctatgtgtttttcttttttattttctatgcCTCCATTTTCAAGTATTTTGTGGGGGATGGGAGGATGGGATTATCATTCAATTTAGTCCGTTTGTCATGTTTCTCACTGTCGAAATGTGAATaaaactttctctttctctctgttgctcCTTCTCAGGGTCTTCCTCTCTGCGTGCGTACCCGCTCCTGTCCGTCATCACCCGCCAGCCGCCCAGCATCCCTCACCTGTCTCCCCCGTCGCCGCCCGGACAGGTGTCCCACCTGCCCCTACTCTcccctcatcatcatcagcggCCGGTGGAGCCGGCGCCCAGCGAGACGCCGGTCAGCATCAGCAGTGAGTCGGACACGGAGCACTGCGGTGCGGCGCGCCTCAAGAAGCCCCGCCGCAGCCGCACCATCTTCACCGAGCTACAGCTCATGGGTCTGGAGAAGAAGTTCCAGAAGCAGAAGTACCTCTCCACACCCGACAGGTAAACCACGTTCTCAAAACAGTCACAGGAGTCTAAAGACTCTGAATTGATGAATAAATGCACATAACTACAtacattgttttgtatttgattATATACAATCCTAAAAATTGTATTTGTAATTATTTATTTCCGAATTGACATTAACGTTGTGTATTGTTATAAATATTGCTATTTTTCTATTGAGTAAATAGAAAGGAAAGTTCAAAAGAAAGTTCTAGAATCTTATGCACAAGGATTAACACAATACACATGTAAATCATGTGACTAGTGATATATCTGGTTGCACTTAGTGAGTGTTTCAATGGCGCAGAACAGCACTGACATTGATGAGTGAGTAGTGATCATTGAGAGGACATGTGCACAGTCTGTTTCCTGTGCGCCCAGATACGCAAGGTCACCAAAATGTTTTGCAGTTAAGAGAAGGAGACGTTTGCGAACATAGCAATATATCACTGGGAGGGTGGGTCTTGCCATGATGGTTTTGAAGATACCTCTGTCACTGGATACCAAAATAACCAGAGGGCCACGTCTTGGGGCAAAACTGAAATAGTTTAGTGCACAGAAACAAATGCTATAGATTTTCGTTTGAGGTAGATATTGGTGATTGAGTGACATTGATTAACGTTGTGACATTTTGATTTATGTACATGGGAATATATCATGCATTGCTGAGCACTGTTAGCCAGAGAATTACCTCAATGTTCTAGTCGAGACAAGAGTAACATTTTAACCCCATacttttgaaaagaaaaaaaaacacgccTCAGAGAGAAACACTAACCTATTCAAGAATCAGGGACAAATGccaacaaaagcaaacaaaaatgtattacattgaTTTAATGCCAATCGTTTAATATACATGCAGGTGTAtataaaatactttttttcgtTGCACAATGAGATGAGGTAATATCCATGTCTTACAGTCCTCTCTCATGGGTTCATTTTGGAACTCTGAATTAaggccatacacacactttttccaGCCCCCTCACAAGCTACTTTTAGGTTCAGCCTTGTGGCCACATTTCCATTATTGCCCCAGTGTGGGTTTTCTTCTCAGATGTGTTTTACttgcccccaaaaaaacaaaaagtgtAAACGTCATCAACtaaaaatgaaagtaaaaaGCAAAAGGTTGTTACATTCACAGAAGTCCGTTGTTATATTTGTAGTTGAGCTTGAGGCTCTCCAGGAAGGATAACAGCGGCTCAGAAGCTGGAGGGCTTCCAGGTCTTTGCAGAAGTATCACTATCGACCCCCTGGAGACAAAACTCCCACAAAGCACCCTGGTGCAGTGTGGGGGCCTCCGCCATGGCCTTACAGTCGAGCCTCATTGTACCGCAACTTATCTCTCACTCCACAGTCCCACAGGGGGAATCTCCTGCAGCCATCCACAGACACTTTAGTGACACTTCCAAACGTCTCACTTGGCTCTCAATCTCAGATCTCTCAGTAATGAGTTGATCCAAGCCACAGGGGGTTggggaaaacacaaacacaggaatCCCCCCTTTCTCCGAGCCAAAGATGTGTGCCCGCCCGgctcttgtttgttgttgtttaagagagagagataagtttAGGTATGTCTCGATGCCCTTGGCTCTGAGACATTGcggtctcctctctctctctctccaagagCATACACAAGCACCCAGATAATCAAAAGGATCAAAGACACATAAATATGCCACGGTTCAGCCGGTAATGGTTTCTATCATTTTGCAATAATGATTTTATAATGTTGAAATTActatcatcatcctcatcatcattatGTGTAATGTTGCGTTTAAAAGTCTCAACTGGAACACGCGGGGCTTTAGCGAACTGATTAGCCCACAGTTATTTTAACTGCTTTTTAAGTGAATGTGTGGTTCCCCACACGAAAACTCCTGAGTGGAACTCATTCTGAAGCTGAGTGCCTGTGCGACAATAACACTTTCTTGCTCAAAAGTGTTTTCTGCCGCTAGGGCCTGTCAAGCCTTGCATGATGAATCATAACTGGCTGATTTGAATTTACACTCAGTCATGTGACAGCGTGTCCACATAAATCCTGTGACAGTAAtttgtcaaaaataaaaaacttaAAAGCAAAACAATCCAAGATATTGAGATATACATCAGAAATCCTTGAGGCAGGGTTTAAAAAAgagactgtctctctctctctctctctctctctctctctctctctctctctctctctgagtgaaatgaaggaggaaaggagaagacaGTGCGAGCAGGAGGAACGTGTTGGAGGCCGAGAGAGTGCGGTGGATGCTAATCCGTTCATTTCCAGCGGAGCTCCACCGCGCCGGTCCGTAGGCGGAAAAAATCCTCCCATTTGAGTGTGAAGGACTTTGAAGGGAGACGCAGTCTGCGATCTGTAACTGGACAGTCCAGCAAGGCGCCGTTTGATATCTACCCCCAATCCCCCTGATACTTCTCCCAGCTTCAGTCGTCCAGCACTCATCTCTACTCCCCTGGGTATCACATTACAAACTAACCAATAGCTCCATTAGTCATGGCCGGTCCAGATGCTGTGGAAGAGTCCAGAAAGAGAACACAGATcttccctccacccccaccccaccccatcctccGTCTCTATCTCCCGGCCCGCAGCAGGCCTGTGATTGGGCAGCCTAAGCTGGCACAGATGTAGGGTGAAGGTGCCAGGCTGGAGGTGTATGATTACAGTGAATTGGAGAGGAGACCATCGAATGGCTGACTCTGTCTTAGCATGTCCCCAGTTGGGATTAGTTCGATTCTTGAGTTTGAGCCGTCTCTTGCTTTGAATCAGACTTGCAAATTGCCACCCAGGAACAAAAGTTGAACTTGAACATGAAAATGCCCTTTGCATGACACCCGCTCTGCTCTTAACAAatgcaatatactgtatgtgtacatcTGTTTAATACACAgccgtttttaaaaaagaaattacAAAAACATGGTCACTCACAATGCCCTTTCTTTTACCTGCAGATTGGATTTAGCTCAGTCTCTGGGCCTGACTCAACTTCAGGTGAAGACCTGGTACCAAAACAGACGAATGAAGTGGAAGAAaatggtgagtgtgagtgagatgaATTATTTTGCCTGAGGATagaagtgtgaagtgtgtgcattcatgcaCAGATAAGTGGctatgtgtatttgaatatgagtgtgcgtgtgtgtgtgtgtgtgtgtgtgtgtgtgtgtgtgtgtgtgtgtgtgtatgtgcctgtgtgtgtgtgtgtgcgtgtgtgtgaatagtgtgtgcacatgaagtGAAATGAATGGACTTAAAGGGGGACATGACGGATGATGAGGATAGGCCAGTTTACGTCAGTGCGGTCAACTGTTCACCCAGGAACAAAAGGCCCCTCAACAGCAGCACTAGAGATTAATGACTGCACAAAGGAGCACACCATAGTCATACATCTTCCTTTAATTACTATAATAACCAAACTTGCCTTTGACCGTCATCAGCATCATTCaacctgtgtctctctctctctctctctctctcttgtactgtactctctgtgtgtgtgcgtgtgtgtgtgtgtgtgtgtgtgtgtgcgtgcgtgtgtttaggTGTTAAAGGGAGGGCACGAGGCCCCCACCAAGCCCAAAGGGCGGCCCAAGAAGAACTCCATCCCCACCACTGAGGAGATCGAGGCGCAGGAGCGACTGGCGGCCATGATGGCCGAGGAGGAGCGTCAGAgacacgcacaggcacagacagaggCCCAGGCGCAGTCCCCGGTCGCCCAGGGACACCCGTACCAGTCCCAGCCCCAGGACCTGAGCACGGGCAGCGGGGCCACGGAGCCCCATAGCTCCCCACCGGTGGCCCCCATGGGGCCAGCCACCAGAGAGCAGCAGCTGCTAAAACCGCTGTCGTCACCACAGACGCACGCAGCCAGCTAAACGCTAactcctccaccacacacacacacacacacacacacacacagctaaagaCTTGGCCAGGGGGTCATTGCATTCAGAAGCACTTAGTGCCTCAAGATCCCCCAACCCCGTCAAGAGCTGTGATCACAATGTCAGTGTAATAAGTCAGTGAATGTCTGAAAGGTGTTTTCTTTCAGTCTGTGGCTGTACCTCCAAGTGGAGACGTCTGTACTGTTAAACTGCTACAAGGGGTTTGATTGGATCTCCAACTGCCTTCTCATTTACTATTTCAGTGTTCGTTGTTCATGCTGCCAGAActgcacgcacatacatgcaAGCTATGATGCAAGCTATGATCAATCTGCCAATGAGGTTT is from Alosa alosa isolate M-15738 ecotype Scorff River chromosome 15, AALO_Geno_1.1, whole genome shotgun sequence and encodes:
- the barx2 gene encoding homeobox protein BarH-like 2 isoform X2 — translated: MHCQAELRLASPGQLKAARRRYKTFMIDEILSKETCDYFEKLSLYSVCPSLVVRPKPLHSCSGSSSLRAYPLLSVITRQPPSIPHLSPPSPPGQVSHLPLLSPHHHQRPVEPAPSETPVSISSESDTEHCGAARLKKPRRSRTIFTELQLMGLEKKFQKQKYLSTPDRLDLAQSLGLTQLQVKTWYQNRRMKWKKMVLKGGHEAPTKPKGRPKKNSIPTTEEIEAQERLAAMMAEEERQRHAQAQTEAQAQSPVAQGHPYQSQPQDLSTGSGATEPHSSPPVAPMGPATREQQLLKPLSSPQTHAAS
- the barx2 gene encoding homeobox protein BarH-like 2 isoform X1, producing MHCQAELRLASPGQLKAARRRYKTFMIDEILSKETCDYFEKLSLYSVCPSLVVRPKPLHSCSGSSSLRAYPLLSVITRQPPSIPHLSPPSPPGQVSHLPLLSPHHHQRPVEPAPSETPVSISSESDTEHCGAARLKKPRRSRTIFTELQLMGLEKKFQKQKYLSTPDRLDLAQSLGLTQLQVKTWYQNRRMKWKKMVSVLKGGHEAPTKPKGRPKKNSIPTTEEIEAQERLAAMMAEEERQRHAQAQTEAQAQSPVAQGHPYQSQPQDLSTGSGATEPHSSPPVAPMGPATREQQLLKPLSSPQTHAAS